One segment of Solanum stenotomum isolate F172 chromosome 1, ASM1918654v1, whole genome shotgun sequence DNA contains the following:
- the LOC125853034 gene encoding RNA pseudouridine synthase 1 — translation MTVKFPLLQIPLINFFASSTRISRHRRFIFMASQSYFDSPSAATTDYPVPLSPPLPALSKDIEPNRALTASSKSALFSLSRSHVIFEDEWIIAVNKPQGIYCESVLSSLPDLLNDTGANVSELHLANRLDRDTSGVMLITKLHKVAAKFVKAFTDHKVRKTYLAYCVGLAPKWEKITVKSGHGRSKYGAWRVYAASDAGRKLPGGSLVKDMETSFEVLSVNGLGCFKEVADFHKDEDVVIVQEKSVIGCDLKKDEILVRASPQSGRTHQIRLHCQYLGIPIRGDVRYEGVYEWKGSRYDSHELHAESLSFEHPITGKPMLLQAPLPSWAIQP, via the exons ATGACAGTAAAGTTCCCTCTCCTCCAAATCCCTTTGATAAATTTCTTCGCTTCTTCTACCAGAATTTCCCGGCACCGTCGATTCATCTTCATGGCGAGCCAAAGCTACTTCGATTCTCCCTCGGCGGCAACCACAGATTACCCAGTACCATTATCTCCGCCATTGCCTGCCTTATCTAAGGACATAGAGCCGAATAGAGCCTTAACAGCTTCTTCGAAATCTGCTTTGTTTTCTCTCTCTCGAAGTCATGTTATCTTTGAAGACGAATGGATCATTGCGGTTAATAAACCTCAAGGAATTTACTGCGAGAGCGTTTTGTCTTCACTCCCGGATTTACTCAATGACACTG GGGCTAATGTTTCCGAGCTTCATTTAGCTAATAGACTTGATCGTGACACAAGTGGTGTGATGTTGATTACTAAGTTACACAAAGTAGCAGCTAAGTTCGTAAAAGCATTTACAGACCATAAAGTACGAAAAACATACCTGGCTTACTGTGTTGGGCTTGCTCCTAAATGGGAAAAAATAACTGTAAAATCAGGTCATGGACGGTCAAAATATGGAGCTTGGCGTGTTTATGCTGCATCAGATGCGGGCAGAAAACTGCCAGGTGGATCACTTGTTAAAGACATGGAGACCTCTTTTGAAGTATTATCAGTGAATGGTCTTGGGTGTTTTAAAGAGGTTGCTGACTTTcataaagatgaagatgtaGTCATAGTTCAAGAGAAATCAGTCATTGGTTGTGACTTGAAGAAAGATGAGATTTTGGTCAGGGCGAGCCCTCAGAGTGGAAGAACACACCAAATTCGCTTGCATTGCCAGTATCTTGGAATTCCTATACGAGGAGATGTAAGATATGAAGGTGTCTATGAGTGGAAAGGAAGCAGATATGATAGTCATGAACTTCATGCagaaagtttatcttttgagcATCCTATTACTGGGAAACCAATGCTGCTTCAGGCACCTTTACCTTCCTGGGCCATTCAACCTTAA